The following are from one region of the Euleptes europaea isolate rEulEur1 chromosome 11, rEulEur1.hap1, whole genome shotgun sequence genome:
- the C11H1orf35 gene encoding multiple myeloma tumor-associated protein 2 produces the protein MFGSSRAGVRGGQDQFNWEDVKTDKQRENYLGNSLMAPVGRWQKGKDLTWYAKGKKGDAALSRAEELAAIRQVEEEAMMAALGYKNMKKQPTGLSKEDLAEVCKRDGAERDEKSVDRVLGLGSTRSSGSRMMFSKEDKEAAKLGLSVFTHHRAANSPEVSAPKRKPDKAEEEPRRPEATKRSKKKEKKKKKKHKKEKKKEKHHKKKTASSSASSSPDDRERKRRSASPPEHHPSSSQQAGASRPDSHSSPSRGGQKPPSRRRHSPASPGHGKEGAPCGRPSARARSPKPGRKERQSWSDGQSTSPRIRGSGAQKKRRSRSPPAHRAGRRHDTDSDD, from the exons ATGTTTGGCTCCTCCCGAGCGGGTGTGAGGGGCGGACAGGACCAGTTCAACTGGGAAGATGTCAAGACGGATAAGCAAAGGGAAAACTACCTGG GGAACTCTTTGATGGCCCCAGTGGGCCGCTGGCAGAAGGGGAAGGATCTCACATGGTACGCCAAGGGGAAGAAAGGTGACGCGGCCCTCTCCCGGGCGGAAGAACTGGCTGCCATCCGGCAGGTGGAAGAGGAGGCCATGATGGCGGCTTT GGGCTACAAGAACATGAAGAAGCAGCCGACAGGACTGAGCAAAGAG GATCTCGCGGAGGTGTGCAAACGAGATGGAGCCGAGCGGGATGAGAAGAGCGTGGATCGGGTGTTGGGCCTGGGAAGCACGAG AAGTTCTGGGAGCCGGATGATGTTTTCCAAAGAAGACAAGGAAGCTGCTAAGCTGGGGCTTTCAGTCTTTACG cATCACCGAGCAGCAAACAGTCCGGAGGTTTCTGCTCCTAAAAGAAAACCAGACaaggcagaagaa GAACCACGCAGGCCAGAGGCCACCAAGAGAtccaaaaagaaggagaagaaaaagaagaagaaacacaagaaagaaaagaaaaaggaaaagcacCACAAAAAGAAAACTGCGTCGtcttctgcttcctcttcccCGGATGATAGAGAAAG AAAAAGGCGGTCTGCCTCCCCTCCTGAGCACCATCCATCATCCTCCCAGCAGGCTGGAGCCAGCCGCCCTGACAGCCATTCATCACCCTCCCGAGGAGGACAGAAACCGCCCAGCAGGAGGCGCCACAGCCCTGCTTCCCCCGGCCACGGCAAGGAAGGGGCCCCCTGCGGCCGGCCATCAGCAAGGGCACGGTCTCCCAAGCCGGGGAGGAAGGAACGGCAGAGTTGGAGCGACGGCCAGTCCACGTCTCCTAGGATCAGGGGTTCGGGGGcgcagaaaaagaggagaagcAGGTCCCCCCCAGCACACAGAGCCGGGAGGAGGCACGACACTGACTCGGACGATTAA
- the ARF1 gene encoding ADP-ribosylation factor 1, producing the protein MGNIFANLFKGLFGKKEMRILMVGLDAAGKTTILYKLKLGEIVTTIPTIGFNVETVEYKNISFTVWDVGGQDKIRPLWRHYFQNTQGLIFVVDSNDRERVNEAREELMRMLAEDELRDAVLLVFANKQDLPNAMNAAEITDKLGLHSLRHRNWYIQATCATSGDGLYEGLDWLSNQLRNQK; encoded by the exons ATGGGAAATATTTTTGCTAACCTCTTCAAAGGCCTTtttggcaaaaaagaaatgcGCATTCTTATGGTTGGGCTGGATGCTGCAGGAAAGACTACTATTTTGTACAAACTGAAACTTGGTGAAATAGTGACTACCATCCCTACTATAG GTTTCAACGTAGAAACAGTAGAATACAAAAACATTAGCTTCACAGTATGGGATGTGGGTGGCCAGGATAAGATCAGACCACTCTGGCGCCATTATTTCCAGAATACTCAAG GTTTGATCTTTGTGGTTGATAGCAATGACAGAGAACGCGTCAACGAGGCCCGAGAAGAACTTATGAGAATGTTGGCAGAAGATGAGCTCAGAGATGCTGTCCTTTTAGTGTTTGCTAACAAACAG GACCTGCCGAATGCGATGAATGCAGCAGAAATCACAGACAAACTCGGACTGCATTCTCTTCGCCACAGGAACTGGTACATCCAGGCCACCTGCGCCACCAGCGGGGACGGCCTCTATGAAGGACTGGACTGGTTGTCCAATCAGCTCCGAAACCAGAAATGA